The DNA region GCGGCAGCTCGATCTCGGGCACCGCGACCCCGGGTGCTGCCATCAGCGGCACCGGGATCGCCGCGCTCGACGGTTCCAGCGTCTCCTTCACCGACTGCACCGGCCCTGCGGGGATCGACTTCACGGTCACCGGATCGGGCACGTGGTCACTCGATGCCACCGGTGACACCGATGCGAACGGCTCCACCGCCGGCAACATCAGCGGGATCTCGGCCAGGGTCAGCGGCTCGGGCTGCTCGTTCGACGCGACCGGCTCGGTGGCCGGTGCCTACACGAACGGCGCCTCCTCGGGCACGCTCACCCTCCCCGGCAGCGAGCCCACCCTGACGCTGTCCAACGTGTCCGGCTTCCTGTGCGGTGTCGCCGGCATCGCCAACGGCGACCAGGTCTCCTTCGCGGCGACCTACACCGTGAACGCGACCGACGCGGCCAACAACCCGATCCAGGTCACCAGCAACCCCTGATGTCAGCACTGGCTGGTCACCGTCGGCTCAGACGCCGGTGACCAGCCAGTGGTCGCTGCGCGCACGGAGCGTCAGCACCACGAAGCGGGCGCCCATGAAGCCGATCGCGAAGGTGATCCACACCCACACCAGCCCACCGCCCAGGATGACGGCCAGGGCGACCAGCGGGACATAGGCGACCAGGGTCCAGATGCCGCCCCAGGCCAGGTAGCGCCCGTCGCCGGCGCCGATCAGCACCCCGTCGAGCACGAAGACCACGCCGGCCAGCGGCTGCGCGATCGCCGCCACGATGACCACCGGCACCAACAGCTCCCGCACCGCCCGGTCCTCGGTGAAGAGTGCGCCGAGGAAGGGCGAGAGAGCAGCCAGCAGTACGCCGACAGCAACCCCGATCACGACGCCCCACCACACCATCCGGGCCGTGATGGCCCGGGTCTCCCGGGTGTCGCCGGCCCCCAGCGACCGACCGGTCAGCGCCTGGGCGGCGATCGCGATCGCGTCGAGCACGAACGCCAGGAACGTCCACAGGGTGAAGGCGATCTGGTGGGTCGCCAGCCCGACGGCCTGGTCGCCGACGGTGAGATGGGTGACGGCGTACGTCGTGACCAGGAGCGCCACCCGCAGCGTCAGCGTGCGCACGACGAGGGCCACACCGGCCCGCGCGGCGGCTCGGATCCCGGGCGCGTCCGGTCGCAGCGGCACCGACTCGGCGCGGGCGGCGCGCACCACGACGTAGGTCAGCATCCCGGCCGCCAGCACCTGTGCGATCACCGACCCGATCGCCGAGCCCGCGATCCCCAGACCGGCGCCGTAGACGAGGCCGAGGTTGAGCACGATGTTGAGTACGTTGGCGACCACTGCCGCGACCAGCGGTGTCCTGGTGTCCTGGAGCCCGCGGAGGACGCCGGTCGCTGCGAGCATCATCAGCAGCGGCGTCACACCGAGGACGGCGATCCGGAGGTAGGTCGTCGCCGGGCCGACCACGTCGTCGCCCGCGCCGATCGCCCGGCTGAGGGGCT from Nocardioides luteus includes:
- a CDS encoding MATE family efflux transporter — encoded protein: MTTPADAKSYSKTDRRGLDKEIWRLAIPAFLALVAEPLFLLADSAIVGHLGTRELAGLGVAGVVLQTIVGLCVFLAYGTTASVARRIGAGDTAGALRQGIDGIWLAVIIGVVVTVPVMVLAEPLSRAIGAGDDVVGPATTYLRIAVLGVTPLLMMLAATGVLRGLQDTRTPLVAAVVANVLNIVLNLGLVYGAGLGIAGSAIGSVIAQVLAAGMLTYVVVRAARAESVPLRPDAPGIRAAARAGVALVVRTLTLRVALLVTTYAVTHLTVGDQAVGLATHQIAFTLWTFLAFVLDAIAIAAQALTGRSLGAGDTRETRAITARMVWWGVVIGVAVGVLLAALSPFLGALFTEDRAVRELLVPVVIVAAIAQPLAGVVFVLDGVLIGAGDGRYLAWGGIWTLVAYVPLVALAVILGGGLVWVWITFAIGFMGARFVVLTLRARSDHWLVTGV